GGCTGTCCGGGCTGGTCACCGCCTACGAGCTGATGAAGCTGGGCCTGCGCCCGGTGGTCTACGAAGCCGACCAGCTCGGCGGGCGGCTGCGCACGGTCGGGTTCGACGGCTGTCCGTCCGATGTGGTCGCCGAGATGGGCGCGATGCGGTTCCCGCCGTCGTCGACCTCCCTGTTCCACTACATCGACAAGGTCGGCCTGAGCACCAGGGAATTCCCGAACCCGCTGGCGCCGGGCACGCCGAGCACGGTGGTGGACCTCAAGGGGCGGACGCACTACGCCACCTCACCCGCCGACCTGCCGGACGTCTTCGGTGAGGTTTCCGCCGCCTGGCACGCCACGCTCGACCACCACGCCGCGTTCGGCGAGATGCAGGACGCGATCCGGCGCCGCGATGTCAAGCGCATCAAGGACATCTGGAACGAGCTGGTGCCGAAACTGGACAACCAGACGTTCTACGGCTTCCTCTGCGACTCCCCCGCCTTCGCCTCCTTCCGCCACCGGGAGATCTTCGGGCAGGTCGGGTTCGGCACCGGCGGCTGGGACACCGACTTCCCGAACTCCATCCTGGAAATCCTCCGAGTGGTCTACACCGGTGCCGACGACGAGCACCGGAGCATCGTCGGCGGCAGCCAGCAACTGCCGCTGCGGTTGTGGGACCGCGTCCCGGCGCGGATGGCGCACTGGCCCGCCGGGACCAGCCTGCGCTCACTGCACGGCGGCGCCCCACGGCCCGGCGTCGCGCGGCTGCACCGGACGGCGCCCAACAACATCACCGTGACCGACACGCGCGGGAGCATCCGCACGTTCCCGGCGGCGGTGTTCACCGCGCAGAGCTGGATGCTGCTGGCGAAGATCTCCTGCGACGAGTCGCTGTTCCCGATCGACCACTGGACCGCGATCGAGCGCACGCACTACATGGAGTCCTCGAAGGTCTTCGTGCCGGTGGACCGGCCGTTCTGGCGCGACCCCGATCCGGTCACCGGGCGCGACACGATGAGCATGACGCTCACCGACCGGATGACCCGCGGCACCTACCTGCTCGACTCCGGGCCGGATTCGCCAGCGGTGATCTGCCTTTCCTACACCTGGGCCGACGATTCGCTGAAGTGGCTGCCGCTCTCGGCCACCGAACGGGTGGAGGTGATGCTGCAATCGCTGCGGGAAATCTACCCGGGCGTGGACGTGCGGCGGCACATCATCGGCGATCCGGTGACCGTGTCGTGGGAGGCCGAACCGCATTTCATGGGCGCGTTCAAGGCGAACCTGCCCGGCCACTACCGCTATCAGGAACGGCTGTTCACCCATTTCATGCAGGACCGGCTGCCGGAGCGCTACCGGGGGTTGTTCCTGGCCGGCGACGACGTGTCGTGGACGGCGGGCTGGGCCGAGGGCGCGGTGCAGACCGCGTTGAACGCCGTGTGGGGCGTGCTGCACCACTTCGGCGGGCACACCGATCCGGACAACCCCGGCCCCGGTGACCTCTTCGACGAAATCGCGCCGGTGGTGCTGCCGGACTGAAATGGTGGGCGTTACCGGGCGGTAGCAGGGTTGTGCCGCGGGTAAGCGCGGGCGGTTCGTGCGAAAATGCCGGACATGAGCACCGAGCCCGCACCGAAGTGGCGAAGACTGGAACCGGACGCCAGGAAGGAACAGATCTTCGACTGCGCGGCGGAGCTGTTCGGCCAGCGACCGTACGCCGAAGTGTCCACTTCGGACATCGCAGCCGAGGCGGGCGTGGCCAGGGGCTTGATCAACCACTATTTCGGCACCAAGCGGGAGCTGTACCTGGCGGTGATCCGGCGGGCGCTGACGGTGCCGCACTTCGCCGTGGAGATCCTGCCGGAAGGCACGCTGGAGCAGCGCGTCGACGCGGCGGTGTCGTGGTTCCTCGACATGGTCGGGCGGCAGGAGAACCTGTGGCTGGCCGCGATCGCGCCCGAGGGCATCGGGCGGGACCTGGCGGTCGAGCAGATCCTCGAGGAGGCGGACCGCGAATCCGCGGACAGGGTGCTCGAAGCGGTCGACATCACCGCCGACGATCCACACCACAGCGAGCTGAACGCACTGGTGCGGGCGTACGGCGGCATGGTCAAGGCGGCGGGGCGGGAGTGGCTGGTGCGCGGCGCGCTGACCCGCGAGCAGGTGCACACGCTGCTCACGAAGACCCTGCTCACCCTGGTGAACGACGTCTTCGACGGGATCCGCGCGACCTAGGCCTGCGGGCTCAGGCCGGTGAGCGGCGGGTGCGGGGCGTGCCCGGCGGCGGCGTGGCCGGGGCGTTCTGCGCGGTGCGCGGGACGGGCATCACCTCGGCCAGGCGATAACGCGCCCACGAGCCGTTCGGGCCGTCGCCGGTCTCGCGGGTGTCCCGGGGCAGGCCCGGCCTCGGCTCGCTGCGGAGGATGAGTTCCATTTCGAAGCGGGCGTCCGGGTCGTCCAGGCTGGCGCCGAAGGTGGCCTGCAGCTGGCGCATCCGGTACCGCACGGTCTGCGGGTGCACCTTGAGCCGCTCGGCGATCTCCAGCACGTTGCCCTGCGCGTCGAGCCAGGCCCGCAACGTCTCGGTGAGCCTGCCGCGCTGTTTGTCGGTCATGCCCCGCAGCGGCGCGAAGTGCCGTTCACGCAGTTGCGCGATCAGGCCTTCGTCGGAGTGCAGCAGCACGGTGGCCAGGTGTTCCTCGGCCCGGATCAGCCGTCGCGCCGGGAGCAGGCCCTCACCGGTCAGCGCCAGCGCGCGACGGGCCCAGCGCAGCGAGTCCGCGGCCGCTTCGAGCGGGACCGCCGGGCCGGCCGAGAGCCGGTAGCCGGGCAGGGCGTTCTGGATCGCCGAAAGCCGGGCGTCGACCGGCTCGCCGGGCACCAGCAGCAGCGGCTCGGGCGCGTCCAGTTCGGCGAGCACGTCCTCGTCCAGCGACGGCATCCGTCTCGACACCCCGCCGGGCGTGCGCACGGCCACCGCGAACAACTTCGCGGGCAGCATCCAGCCGGTGAGCTGGGCCAGTTCGGCGATGGCCTCGCGTGGCGGCTGCGGGCGTTCCAGGATCAGCTGCAGGAGCCGCCGTCGCCAGGTCTCCAGCGCGCCCGCCGAGCAGGCCTTGGCCTCCAGGTACCCGTCCAGCGCGATCGAGGCCAGCTCGTCCATGAACGCGAACATCGCGTCGGCCAGCTCCGACATCACCGCCGACGACAGCCCCGCGCGCCGCCCGACGAGCATGATCCGGCGCCAGGCGACCCTGGCCCCGACCCGGTAGGCGGCCTGCAGCGTGTCCAGGCTGCGGCCCTCGCGCATCTCGAGCTGGCCGAGCTTGCGGTGGACGTCGAGCAGTTCCTCCTTGATCGAACCGGGATCGGCGATCTGGTCGACGAACAGCGACATCGCGCAGTCCACCCCGGCGCGGATGGAACGGCCGTACGGGCCGTCGAGCGGACGGCCGTACTCGGGAATGACAGT
The genomic region above belongs to Amycolatopsis sp. YIM 10 and contains:
- a CDS encoding NAD(P)/FAD-dependent oxidoreductase — protein: MTSAVPTAIHTPEPPGGPITMFGPDFPFAYDDYLAHPAGLGSVPPEHHGREVAVIGGGLSGLVTAYELMKLGLRPVVYEADQLGGRLRTVGFDGCPSDVVAEMGAMRFPPSSTSLFHYIDKVGLSTREFPNPLAPGTPSTVVDLKGRTHYATSPADLPDVFGEVSAAWHATLDHHAAFGEMQDAIRRRDVKRIKDIWNELVPKLDNQTFYGFLCDSPAFASFRHREIFGQVGFGTGGWDTDFPNSILEILRVVYTGADDEHRSIVGGSQQLPLRLWDRVPARMAHWPAGTSLRSLHGGAPRPGVARLHRTAPNNITVTDTRGSIRTFPAAVFTAQSWMLLAKISCDESLFPIDHWTAIERTHYMESSKVFVPVDRPFWRDPDPVTGRDTMSMTLTDRMTRGTYLLDSGPDSPAVICLSYTWADDSLKWLPLSATERVEVMLQSLREIYPGVDVRRHIIGDPVTVSWEAEPHFMGAFKANLPGHYRYQERLFTHFMQDRLPERYRGLFLAGDDVSWTAGWAEGAVQTALNAVWGVLHHFGGHTDPDNPGPGDLFDEIAPVVLPD
- a CDS encoding TetR/AcrR family transcriptional regulator; the protein is MSTEPAPKWRRLEPDARKEQIFDCAAELFGQRPYAEVSTSDIAAEAGVARGLINHYFGTKRELYLAVIRRALTVPHFAVEILPEGTLEQRVDAAVSWFLDMVGRQENLWLAAIAPEGIGRDLAVEQILEEADRESADRVLEAVDITADDPHHSELNALVRAYGGMVKAAGREWLVRGALTREQVHTLLTKTLLTLVNDVFDGIRAT
- a CDS encoding CdaR family transcriptional regulator, which translates into the protein MTVERGLNSVETRPVLPRRLAEILRPELPTLGGQIVEEIRTVIPEYGRPLDGPYGRSIRAGVDCAMSLFVDQIADPGSIKEELLDVHRKLGQLEMREGRSLDTLQAAYRVGARVAWRRIMLVGRRAGLSSAVMSELADAMFAFMDELASIALDGYLEAKACSAGALETWRRRLLQLILERPQPPREAIAELAQLTGWMLPAKLFAVAVRTPGGVSRRMPSLDEDVLAELDAPEPLLLVPGEPVDARLSAIQNALPGYRLSAGPAVPLEAAADSLRWARRALALTGEGLLPARRLIRAEEHLATVLLHSDEGLIAQLRERHFAPLRGMTDKQRGRLTETLRAWLDAQGNVLEIAERLKVHPQTVRYRMRQLQATFGASLDDPDARFEMELILRSEPRPGLPRDTRETGDGPNGSWARYRLAEVMPVPRTAQNAPATPPPGTPRTRRSPA